In Dermacentor silvarum isolate Dsil-2018 chromosome 10, BIME_Dsil_1.4, whole genome shotgun sequence, the genomic stretch CAGTTCAACGTGTGGAGAAGTAGGTGGGGCAGTGATGCAGTTCAGCACAATACGGCACGCGTTTGCAGGGGCTGGTTACTTTTGTGACGATGGTACGTGCATACATGCATCCATgaatgcatgtatgcatgcatacattcttcttcttctttctggggttttacgtgccaaaccagttctgattatgaggcacgccgtagtggagggctccggaataatttgaccacctgggttctttaacggcACTACAacgcatgcatacatacatacatacatacatacatacatacatacatacatacatacatacatacatacatacatgcatgcacgcacacatacatacatacatacatacaacatacatacatacatacatacatacatacatacatacatacatacatacatacatacatacatacataatacatacatacatacacatcatacacatacatacatacatacatacatacatactctgTCACACCGTATAATAAGCGTGTGTTCTACCGATTGCCGTTTGACTATATTTCATTCGATTCCCCAATTTCATTTTGCCGTAGGTGAATGTGACCGTCCTGTACGAGCCGTACTGCAAGGACTGCTCGTGGTTCATCACCAAGCAGCTGGTGCCCGTGTACGGGCTTCTGCGCAAGCACCTCGTCGTCGAGATGGTGCCGTTCGGACGCACGCGCATGAAGGAACCGCAGGGCGCCGACACGACCGTGACCTTCACCTGCCGCCACGGGCAACCCGAGTGCCAGGCGAGCATGCTCCACGCATGCGCCATCGCTCTCTACCCGCACACCGACAAGCACTTGCCGTTCATAGCGTGCACGCTCAAGGGGTGGAAGCCCGAGAAGAACGTGCAGAAGTGCAGTAACGAGCACAAAATGGAGAGCAGCAAGATCGTCGGCTGCGCCTCGTCGGCACAGGGTAAGATTCTCCTGCAGAAGATGGGCTGGCGCACCATGTCCGTGCGACCACCCATCAACTACGTGCCCAGCGTGGTCATCGACGGCGGATTCAACAAGCGCTACCAGAAGAAGCTGCAGAAGCACTTCAAGGAGACCGTCTGTAAGCACTTCAAGCCGCCTGTGCCGGAACCGTGCCTGGTCAAGAAAAAGAAGGGCTGGTTCGGGCGCTGAAGTCTTCGTGCGACATCCGCCCTCCCCCATACCACCTCACCACCGACGTCCGTTTGTCCCCCATCTTCGGCTTGGCGATCAAACTTCGATAGTCTCTAGCAACAGTTGCCCCAAAGAGGCAGACGGCACGTCGTCCCCGCCCCATCTTCTGTTACCCTTTCGCACAGACTAGAGTAACATCGCAAACGGGCCTAAAAAAATTGACCTGTCGTGTTTGGGAAACAAGATTCGACCACGTTACCGCCTGTGAGACTGAATACCAAGGCCAGTAAGCCAGATGCTAAATTCGGACGCCCTGTCATAAAGAGAACGGTTCACCGTGAAGGAGGAAAGCGTAGAGAAAAATTCATTGGCTTAACTCGTCATCGGCGACGCGAGGGCAATAAAATTCTCTATCTGCTTCGTCATTGCTCATGCGTTACGAGTGTAAACGCCAAGTGCATGCGCTAGTGCTGAATTGATTTGAATGGTGAATGTTTTCGGCTTCTTTGGTGTTCGCATACTCGAATGGTATGGTTCGTTTTCGTTTTCGTCCTTTCGGATGCCCATTCGTTTCGCATCAAATGGGCATCACCTCATTCTGAGGTACCCTTCATAAGACACGTTCATCTTCCGGAATATTGCGTATAACCAAGTTATGCGCCCGCTTCGACTCTATACAGATTTATAATGTCAACCGTCAGTGCCATTAGAAATCCCTTGCGGTATTTAGGCAATTCTTTCATATATCGGCAGTTTTCTTGTAGTAAAAATTCACAAATATGACGCGTTCAAGTCCTACTTTGGTTACGCACACGGCAACCAATCAACGGATCCTCGTAAGTTGTGAcattttgcgttttttttttctttttttttacgtgagcTAGGCCTTAGTTTCAATCGAATCGAACGCAGTTCAGTCTAGTGAAAAAATGCGGCACCCTGGTGACGAGAAACGCCGTAATGACAGGCTTCCGATTAATGTCGACCACCTGTAGTTTTGTTatagtgcacctaaatctaagtacgcagTCGTTTCTGCGTTCCCCCACCATGCAAAAATGCTATCGGGAATCGCACCTGCGACGTCGTTCTCGTaagcagaacgccatagcaacTAAGTCATAGCAACAGTCCAGTTAGCACTTTGATAACCGCTGCAAGCTAATGCTAATAGAAGCCACAGAGGCTTCACGAAACTTTAACCGTTCTAGCTGATTGCAACCATTTATCGACGTTATCCCCTCGCTAACCTCTCCTGTGGCAACCAGCGTAGCCTGGGAAAAAAGACAAAGCAGGTCAGCCTTCAATGAGCCATCGTATATCGCGCCACGATATACTCAAGGGGCCGCCGCGGTTTTGTGTGTGTCAATACAACCGCAAGACCGTCCAGACAGTTGGCGAGGTGTGCAATGTTTTCACACGTCCTAGGTGACGACAAGAGGTCGTTAGTTCTCGTACTGAGGTGCCCATATTTCTCGGAACCTATAGTGTCTCATCTCGCGGCCGGACCTTGTCATTAACACGGCACGTGGTtgggaaagaacaaaaaaagttgGAGACATTGGGATGGATGACTTGACTCTGTTGTCCTTGCCCGCCAGGCGTACGAGCAAGCGGAGAATGACTTGTGATAAATTGTCCTTGCCTCCTCGCCTATAATGTGAGAACGCTGGTGTTTGTATTGCAGTTCGGCATTCCTTTTGTTTCTCGGTTTCTGTATATGCAGGTCCTGTTTGTTCAGTGGTCTAGCCCGGTTTTAACGAATAGTAAAGCCCGGCCCAGCTCCTTAATTAGGTTAGGTGAGGTGAGAGCGACAGACTTGCTTCACCTATGAAGAAGCGGGCGGGATAGCGTTTCGAGAGCAGGCTTTCAggtgtaaaaaataaataaaaagctatTCGATCATGTTTCGAAGACATTCTGTTACCTAGCAGACTCACATCACTTGTGGTGGCCCAGTACTAATGGCACTTTTCTGTAGAGGACTCTGTCATGGGTTCAACTTCTGGCCGCAGTGGCCGCCTTTCGATGagcacaaaatgcaaaaaaaaaaaaaaaatcatgacgAACCAACCCCCTTTGCTATTCAATAATGCGTTTACCTCTCTTCGCAGACGCATCTGGTCGCAGGCACCGCGTTTCAAACGACAGCGTCTGCGTCTTCAACCAGAAGCACAGCTCTTGCGTACTTAAAATTAGATGCACGTTGCAGAAGCCCCGAGGTGAAAAGTAGTGCGCGGGCCTCACTATGTCATCTCTCATATATCTTATGTCGCTTTGGGACGCTAATCCCAAGAAATCAAGAAATCAATCCATCAATCAGCTAACAATACAGGCAAAACTGTCTCGCAAACAAAAAACGACGTTTAATATGGCGAACGAATGAACTGTAAATAATAAAGGGATCGCTACACCCTTTCTTAACTCTCAAGTGCGCTTTCCTGCATCGCCAATTTGCCCAACTAATGGCGGAACCGGTTCAGAAGTGCTACAGTGGCACATGCTGTGACTCGTCTTTCGAGCATGGTTTCATCAAAGGAGTCACGTCAACACTTTCCAAGTCATAAGACAAGCACCCTGTACTCGTACTCGCTAATTACCCCGTTAGCTTGGCCGATTGGAAGGATAAAATTAAACTTTAAAAGACAAAGAAACGCGCTCACACGGGAGCAAAAGTACGCCGACTACAGTcgcgcttaaaaaaaagaaagaaagctgaatTTATTCGTAACTCGAACACGCAAACTGTACACGCAATTTGACGACTGCactggaaagttctcaatttaaTTAAAATCTGGGATTTGGTGTGTCATAATCCCGAtgtgattctgaggcacgccgtagtggctgattccggatcaattttgactaccaggggttcattaacgtgtacccaatgcataGTACACGGATGCTTTTATGCGATTAGGATTCTTTGCTTACTTCAGgcgttttgaatctatctatctatctatctatctatctatctatctatctatctatctatcctatctgtatatctatctattctatctgtatatcgatctatctatcctatctttatatctatctatctatctatctatctatctatctatctatctatctatctatctatctatccatctatctatctatctatatatatacccATAGAAAAGTGGGCAGATACCAGAGGCAGTgcatgtcgcatatagccgaagcaacggaagtctcagaatgaccatcacagattttaaataaacgtgacgTCAGCAATATGGTGTGTCGCTACGTTTCTTTAATGCTCATCTATTTACCGCCGACAGTGACCGCGCGATGgattctgccgtaatttttttttataacatGATCGCCCAATGACGCATGACCGCACCAAACAAGGCACGTGTCATTGCGGCATGTCTTTAGACGTCATCACAGTAagagccccacagtacatctagACAGCATCATGGTGAAACGATGCCAGTAGCGTATCGCTTTTCAAAAACCTTATCTCAAGCACACCAGTAGAAACACTGAGCGCATATGGTTTTCGTGCAAATATATAACTTTGTTGTACTTGTCGGATCATTCTCTTGAATTACGTGTTCAGGTAAGCGCCAAAAGACATTTGAGTCAGCATAATCCATGAAATGCTACATCATAACAATCACACCATAAGTGGAAGTTTTACTTAAGCATGTCCTACCTCGGAAATCGGAATTTGGCCTCGTGCTAGAGCTTCCTCTTGAGAGTGACGGTTGTATACGAAATAGCAGAACACAGGTGTGATCGGTtagttatttttttaatgacttaCTGTGCCCCCTTCTGGTCACTACACGCCTATACTAACCAACGATGCAGCTGCGACGTTCTTGCTAACATCTTTGTTTTCTGGCAGTCTGCGACGCCGCCAGCTACAGCGAACGCTACGCTTCTATGTGAAtcagaatgaaagaaagaagaaatgaaagcGGGAAGAACGTGCCGACTCAGCGAAGCCGAGTGTTTAGTCACAAAGAGGCAACGAAATTGCGACACTGACTTCGAAAACACAGGCGGACGCATGGTCAACCAACCGCATAACACGCAGTTTATGGGGCGTTGTTTCAGCGTCGCGTGAAGAGCTCTACCTATTCGTTTGGTCTATTATCGTAACACGCAAGTAGAGAAGATGACGAAAGAACAAAGCATCGGATATCACGGTGCCTAATGCGGGTAGAAAAACGAGGTCAGAGATGAAAATAAGTTATATTGTGCGCTGTTGTCTGAAATGAGAGTGTTGGGCGTCAGAGGAGGGAAAAGAAGCGGTTGAAGCGCTGTCTAATGGGAATATTTAGCCTTGTTGTTCAGCTTAATGAAGTGACGATAATGTCATACCGTGTACTTCTTGCGAAACCTTCCAACATTCACGGTCCAGTCTTCCATAATGTGACTCGAGGCTTCAGTGCATGCCGTGTCACCAGTGTTGACATGTTTGAGCTCCTTCTTCAAGATTCACTTAAGAAAGTGCAGCATACTTCAGAGATCCTTCAGCTCGGAGCTCATCCACTGCGACAGGACCATTCGCCCACAGTGAAAACCACTATGTTGTACCTGCTTGCCTGCTTTTAGAGTGAAGCTTTCTCTGCCAACTTTCCGGGTATGGCGTAGCTGCTTGGCTGCTGGGTGCTATTGGTTTGGTCGTTACCTGGGTGTATATATACATGAAGGTACCCACCAACTCGCTTATACAAGCCGTGCAAGCTGACCACGTATGTCCAGCTCACCTCTGTGTAACAAAAAAAAGGACTTCCTACATGAAACTTGAACATATAACGTCGGCCCacaggcatctctaaagcacacccATCTGTTAATAGAATGGCAAATTATGTTGAGCAGATTCTTTTAGCGAAAATAATACAACAATTTTaagtaaaataaaacaaaatattaGAACCAATATATAAGGTATAGCTAGAAATTTTGTGATATCAGAGAAGGAAAAAAGTTTTATTGATAAATATTTGTTGAATGTATCTTCTTTGCGATACATGTAACTTCATTTCTATATGACCAATAGTAATGCATGTTGTGGTAATCGGAATACCTGCACAGACTTAAGTACTCCCAGGCTCCCCATATCTATGTAGACTAGATTTAAATAGTTAGAAAGCAAATATTCGTAGGTTCGCATCTACGTGGCCAAAGGCTTATGATTATATTTCTTTCGAGGCAGGCCAACCATTATTGTTTCAAATATTTAGTTCGCACAATCTTGGTGTATCACCTCTATTTTCGTTTCTTCTTTGTGTCATCATGTGAGGTTGCCTTGTGGTCCGTGCAGTTTTGATAAGTTGTGTAAAACAGTCATATTTTCTGCTTCCATCATTCAGTAGGACAATGTCCAAGCACCTGTCGGCCCGACGTATCGGCAGCGTGGGAATCTTCATATATTAAGTCTTCTTAGACCATTTTTTCTCAGTTCCGCGTCTGTGTAAATCAACGTTGAAGTCACCGGTGATGAGGCAGTTGCTGCGTAAAGGCCTCTGCTTTTAAAGCTTGATGAGTCATTTTGACGGTACCGGCTCGAGATTACCCAATGCCTGAGGCGAAAGTGTCTTCCAAAACTGACCTCACAAGCGAAATCACGCACCGACATTTGAGGGAAACATCTTTTTTCGTGCAGATTTGCAGCCCTGATATGTCGGACACTTAGGAACTGGCAATCGTGTGAGCTACTACGCAGCTCACTCGAATGAGACACGAAATCAGAGAACGTTGAGCACGAAATAGAGACAGAAAGATACAAAACACAGAGTTATAATCAACATTCATTCATCAAATCACTTGAACCACCCCGtccgtcgaccttgtcttcttgaGCGCCGACATTCGGTTGACCCTTTCTTTTATGTCACGTTGCGGTGTTCAAGAAGGTGCTTCGTGATTGTTTTTCGTCCTCTGTGGCAGCACAGCTGTCTAACtcaagtcacgaagccgtttcaAGCCAGATGGACGAAGTCTAGGCAAATCCATCGACGGACCATTATCTCTGTGCTGGCTATGAATGACCATGATTGCAGCTTTCATAGAAACTAATGCCAGAGTTCCCTGTAGTGATTTTCgtaagaaactctatggttgACGCTACCGAAGCACGCGTCCACCATTGAGCGCTAAGCGTTCGGCGAGGACGACAGGGCGTGACCGTATAAGGGGGTTGCGGTGTCCCACGTATAATCCGCCCGAAGCGCGAGATGCCACGAACACATTGCAACAATGACACAAGCTGACGCAAGAGAAGCAGCCACAAGTATGGAGCAAGGATCGAGTCGCGCGGTGTCTCCAAGCGCGAGAAACACCGACGACAGCGTCTGGACGGCACGCCTCAGGAACGAGACTATCGGAGTGGAAGAGGCGTAGCCCCACTTTGTCTGACGTCATTGTGTGCAACAATTCGTGGGCTACATCTTGCTTCCTCTAACCTGTTCCCGTTTGGGAATGAGTTATTCAATTCTTTATTCCCATTTGGAAACAGGGAAGTGAGCATTCAAAATCAATTTTCTTAAAAATAAATTTCAATTTGAATTTACTCTTTCGTCGCGAAGTATGGTGCACTGTATGGTAGATTTGTCAGAGTTGCAGAATTTTATTCCAATGTATCTCTCACATAAGGTTTCTTACACAACTTATTTGAGGGAAATGAGGCTCTATGAGAGCTGGAAGCATGGTGGTTTAGCCCTCATGAAAATAATTATGAGTCAATAGATTTGCCTAAACTACATcattctggcttcaaacggctttgcgacagtgcaaattGAGAATTTTCAACAATTTATTTCACTGTATATGCGCAACCGTCTTGCTGCCTTTTGCGTTTAGAAAACTAAGACAGCTTCGAAACTTTATACCAACAGAAGCATATAAAGCGCCGTAAATAAAGCCACAAGAACATCTGGTGCCGAAAATACGAAGATCAGTGAAATTCACGTACTAACCGATGGCTCCCATGGTAGCTAACCAATCGTTTTGTCTAGTAGTTTGAGTACAAAACGTTATGTCTGCGGACTCTAATGAAAGAAAATTAAGATGTTCTGGATGAACCATTGCGTACTTTCTAGTGAGGCATCGTAATTACAGAATAACAAaatttttagtgtccctttaatatatGGCCTAACCGATTGTTCTAACTCCGATTGTCGATCTTCTCTATACACTTTACCTTTAAGTTATCAACTAGCCTAACTTATTGTTTCAATTCAAAATCTTCTTCTACTGTTTTCCTGAGACAAAGTTTACGAAATGCGTATCCACGCCTAACTTAAGTGGATATCATGAGATTTGAAAGTGGCAGTTGTCTAGCTCGTACTGCTAATCGCCTCTCCCGAACCTTCTCGCTTCATTCTGTCAACTACATGGCTGGTGCTGCCATCTGGAGGTAGCGAGACATAACGTGGTGTATCGATTTTGTTGCCGACGCGGAGATTTCCTGTTTCATCGATTTCTTGCGGGTCGCGCTAACGGCGCACCTAATTCCGGCAGCCACCGCCATCTATCGAACGTCGTGGAAATCACGCCTTCACGCTTTTCATAACGGCCACCAGCTGTCAGGCGGATAAATTCGTGCTAACCTTCAGAAACCTTCGAAAGAAACCTTCGAAGTAAACCTTCGACCACAGATGAGGTAGTGCAGAGTGAAACGGGTTGGGGGACCTCTTTTGAAGTAAGAGACTCgccgagcaaaattagttttgaacaaAGACTCAGTAACATGGCGGCAGAGACATGGGTGGCTAGAGTGCACAAGTATCTACCTCAAGAGCGTGGGCACAGAATCTAGGTGAAGACAGTTAAAAGTGTATAATTGGGATTATAAGTATCGAGGGAAGGTTACAAACTAGGATTAAGGCTTGCGTTGGGGCTTATTGGAATGTCATATTTGTACTTATAAAGCAGTGCTGCAATGTTAAAACGTACACAGGGACGAAAACAGTTGATAGATGCGCTAGATGCGATAGACAGTTAAAAAACAGATGCTTGATGCGCTTCGTCTGTGCTGTTTTCATCCCTGAGTATGTTTCAACTTTGCGGCACTGCTTTATAAGTGCAAGCATAAACTAGGAGGTAGCATTAAGTTCTCTCCCAGCCAGCCTTTGGCAAGTGAACTCTCTGTCAAACCACTCCTTGCAATATCCTACCTCCTTTATTGAGATACAAGTTTTTCTCAATTTTCGCATGCTGTTATTTTTTCCTACATATTTTGTATTGCATACACACTATTTTTGTACCTTTGTACTACCCGTTACATACGTTTTGTACTACCCACTCCTGCCTAGGGCCTGGTAACGAGGCTGGCactacgaaataaataaaaaataaaattccCGTCGCTTTTTTTTTCGCCGTTCCAGCCCTGGCACGTGACCCCAGATATTCTGCGTATTGGCCGATTATGTTCCAGAGAAACGAGAACACCACGACGGCTTTGCTTTTCTGAAAGATAATTGAGTGCGCTGATGTCCAGTCAAGAAAACTCACAGTCACgtcatttttttcgttttcgcaGACTTTCTTCGGAGCCCGGAAAACTCGAGTCGTGTAAAAGCAAACGTCATGCAAATAACATTATTGGGTGTTTCTGAGAGCGCTTTATACATCATTCCAAATGCAAGTTATGCCCTAAAACGGATATTTAAAATTTTGCACACAGAAGCGTAATTAATTAGCTAACTGGCCGCAATTAAAAAAATAGTCTAGGTCGAGATGACTAATACGCGGTTCATCTCGTTCGTTTAAACTGCACCGTTATATTTTTGAAGTCTGGATGAAATTACGTGAAGCAGCCGGTATAGCCAGCTTTACTACCCCTACAGATGAGCCGGCGCCTGGCTCTATTCTCTGCGCATTTCCGCAGCGAAACAACCAATCGTACCTATATGTATATATTCTCACTGCATCAAATGTACACGTTAAAGCACATAATTCTATTACTGAAGCATAGCTTTCGATGTTTTCTTCCCCAGGGTTCGACATGTCTACCAGGTCGCTTTTTCGCAGGGTATAAAGCGGTCTGTTATATATAGTCGAACAGTAAACGGGGCCGATCCCGGAAATGATGTAATCCGTAGTCACGTGAGGTCATGTGGGTCGCGGGGTAAGAGTGGAGGGGCGAGGGGTGATGTTTGCGTCGTGCCCTCTTGGGCAGGCACGTGATCGTTATGCTGCAAAATGCGGTGCAGAAGAGGAAAAGTTTCCtcgtcatcatgatcatcatcatcatcagcctgtatttatgtccactgcaggacgaaggcctctccctgcgatctccaattacccctgtctggtgctagctgattccaacttgcacctgcaaatttcctaacttcatcctcccacctggttttctgccgtcctcgactgcgcttcccttctcatggtatccattctgtaaccctaatggtccaccggttatccgtcctatgcattacatggccagcccagctccattttttgttctcttaatgtcaattagaatatcggctatacccgtttgctttctgatccacaccgctctcttcctgtctcttaaggttaggcctaacttgtttcgttccatcgctctttgtgcggcccgtctttaacttgttctcgagcttctttgttaacctataGTATTCTATAGCATTTAATTGATCACTTCTTGAAAGCTTGGCTTTACGTAGATTCTAACATGTCCATTGTATCTGCGTAAATATTTTTTTACTGAGCGACAGTCTGTATTATTTGAATGTGAAAAACAACCAGCGAGAAACACAATCTACCCAAGCAAGGACAGGATGGGATGGGCTTGTGTAAGTTTCGCCTCTTGCTGGTTTTTCACCTTCAATCATGGCCCATTTGGTCCAGCTTTAGACCTTATTGTAGCTATAATTAAAAATAATGACGTCAGGGTGACGCGTAAATCCTACGCACCTATTCGCAAACGTGATGCTCTCGGTGAAAAACCTAGCAGCAACAGCTACACGCGCGAAGCTTCACTTCAATTTTAAAGTTTGAAACGTAGAATATTACGGCACTGGTAGAAGCAGAATTCAGCTTTCTTCCTCATCCCAGAAAACTGTAAACTACAAAAGCAATTGGTCTTAGACCGAATTTTGAGTACGAATTTCTTGAAAACGGTGCTAGTCGCGTGAATTCATGGGGGAACGTGTGCTGCTGCTTGTTCTTAATGGCTTCAGTTCTTGCACCTACAACATGTCCCCTAAAGTTTCTTATTAAACGGATGGTACGCGGAGTTCAGTTCAATCGGCAATAAACCTGAGATTGCCGCTTGGACTCTGAAGTCCGCCGCGGCTATTTTTGAGTTGGTGTAAAAATCGTCGGATAATATCTGCTGCTCCACATTTATTAATCAACGAGTCAATCAGCGTTCGGCGTTCATCAGCACCGAACGCTTACTGTCCGTTCAACTCAGACCAGCGTATGCACCAGGGTGTGGTCTGCTTACAGCTGCTGTGCAGGAACACGAGTGCGTGTCCGTACAACCGTCATGCCAGCCGCGGAAGCCAGAACGTTGCCCGGACAGAGTCGATTCAGCGCAGCCTGACGGTGCCTCCTCTTGTTTTCGACCCTTTTTGGAGcgaaacgcactgcgcgtctctgaGGACCTCCTTACCTTCCATGCGCGTCGATACCGCTGCAGAATGACAACGCCAAGGGCGGTGCCATCGCCAGCGGCTATGGTTCAAACGTGCATCGAAGGACCCTTATAAATTGCTATAAAGGTCATCGTTGTCAAGTCTAACGTAAAATATTAGGCGAATTCATGCAATATAATATTTTCGCGCTAGCAAAACGATCAATCGCTGCGCCAGGGTGCCATCTAGTAAtatttgtaggaaactctatgattCCTGGCAATGTGCCAAGCTGTGTTTGCACAATGCCCCAGAAACGCGGTCGGCCGCGTACTTCGAAGTACACGGTGCTTAGTCACGCGATTatctcgcgaaagtgatcgcATATGCCCAAAAGTGGTCGCTCTACAATGCCGCAATCTACGTAGTCGTGTGCATCCCCCATTTCCCGCTACTGAAATTCATATTATAAACTTCTCGGTAAGGTAAGCGAAATTTAGTGGAATATCTTGCTAGAGGACTTGGTATATAATTGCGAATGAACCGTAAACTAGTGAAAGAGACGCATACACATGGACAGAAGTATATAGAACTTACCGAGGACTTACGCTAGTTCACAGATATTTTTAAAGCCTGCTGCGTTTGGGCACATAAAAACGATAAACGAAAAAAAACGTTTTATGCTGGCAACAGCCAGCCGAAGGAGCCCAACATCTGCCAGCTCTAGAAGGGTAAATCTACATAGAAAAGGCAGAGTGAGTGCAGAACAGGAGAGACATTAGGAGGGAAGAGACATAGTGGGtgacagaaataaataaaatggtaGCCGAGAGCGCGGTAATAAGAGATGCCATCTCTATCACTCACTcatccacagaaaaaaaaaaaaaaaacgcacgcgCAATACCACTAAGAGCAACTCCTGTAGCGCAAGCGCTCGTCTTGATCAAGTCTTTCCTTGTGTACGCACCTGGGACCGAACTCACAAAAAATCTCTCGCGGTATAATTGTTCGTAACAGAAAATGTCCGCCAATTCCGATGCTGGACATATAATTAGCTAAGGCGACTGGCCAATGACAAAGTGCACTTGcgaacgaagagctttgtgaattctgcccctCCTTCGCTGGTTTCATTCGCAAGAGTAAGCAAACTCGCATTGTTAACGGCGCGCTCGAGTAAACGCGAGACGGCTTGATGACGCATGCGCACTGACCCTGAGTATGCGATTGGGGCTGTGCCGTATATCGCATACGGCTCCAACGATGGTCTCGCCCTTGAGGTTCTTGCTCTGGCCGTCGGCCGTCGTCTCCGGTATGATTGGCAGGTACACGTgatcctccttctcctcctcgaGCTCCACGAGCCTAGCGGGGCCGCTGCTCTGGCGGCCTCCCAGCGAGCCATCCTGCGAGCGTGTCCACGTAAGAGCGTACCAACATGAAATCGGTTCAGACTGGTCACGTAATGTTTTCAAGCTCATTTTAATAATATTACATGACTCATGAGGCCGAacatccggcgttggcgtgaccacgctGGTTCAAAAAGTCCAAAAGGTCCAATCGAGGCCGTTGATGACGTCCATTAATGCATTTTGCCTATTATTTGTGCATAGCCCGCAgcacgccatgatctgcgtgtcctaaatataggacaccagggctcaatggTTGTCAAGGGCCCGGAATAAGCTGAATGTACAGtgaggacgctgttgcttgtaacagcttccgatttcttgtgttattattcccaaggcggtaagtcagcctgaacttctgcATTCAGTGGAAAGGGGACTCCTATAGTAATAAGTATATGTATCAAGgacacaaatatgtttgctgcactataggaagtgtgcgtgttggaggtagaagacgatgacgatgaaatcaggatatacagtttgcctt encodes the following:
- the LOC119431440 gene encoding GILT-like protein 1, producing MPVNVTVLYEPYCKDCSWFITKQLVPVYGLLRKHLVVEMVPFGRTRMKEPQGADTTVTFTCRHGQPECQASMLHACAIALYPHTDKHLPFIACTLKGWKPEKNVQKCSNEHKMESSKIVGCASSAQGKILLQKMGWRTMSVRPPINYVPSVVIDGGFNKRYQKKLQKHFKETVCKHFKPPVPEPCLVKKKKGWFGR